Proteins encoded in a region of the Suricata suricatta isolate VVHF042 chromosome 10, meerkat_22Aug2017_6uvM2_HiC, whole genome shotgun sequence genome:
- the R3HDM2 gene encoding R3H domain-containing protein 2 isoform X14 gives MSNSNTTQETLEIMKESEKKLVEESVNKNKFVSKTPSKEETEKESEDTGLRQETQRRTSSHGHARKRAKSNSKLKLVRSLAVCEESSAPFADGPLETQDIIQLHISCPSDKEEEKSTKDVSEKEDKEKNKEKVPRKMLSRDSSQEYTDSTGIDLHEFLVNTLKKNPRDRMMLLKLEQEILEFINDNNNQFKKFPQMTSYHRMLLHRVAAYFGMDHNVDQTGKAVIINKTSNTRIPEQRFSEHIKDEKNTEFQQRFILKRDDASMDRDDNQIRVPLQDGRRSKSIEEREEEYQRVRERIFARETGQNGYLNDIRLSKEAFSSSSHKRRQIFRGNREGLSRTSSSRQSSTDSELKSLEPRPWSSTDSDGSVRSMRPPVTKASSFSGISILTRGDSIGSSKGGSAGRISRPGLALGAPEVCNQVTSSQSVRGLLPCTTQQQPPQPQPQPLPALPPTPQQQPPLSSHVLSQADDLSNPFGQMSLSRQGSTEAADPSSALFQPQLISQHPQQTSFIMASAGQPLPTSTYPPSSHAPPTQQVLPPQGYMQPPQQIQVSYYPPGQYPNSNQQYRPLSHPVAYSPQRGQQLPQPSQQPGLQPMMPNQQQAAYQGMIGVQQPQNQGLLSNQRSGMGAQMQGLVVQYTPLPSYQVSVGNDSQNVVQPPFQQPMLVPASQSVQGGLPAGGVPVYYSMIPPAQQNGTSPSVGFLQPPGSEQYQMPQSPSPCSPPQMPQQYSGVSPSGPGVVVMQLNVPNGPQPPQNPSMVQWSHCKYYSMDQRGQKPGDLYNPDSSPQANTQMSSSPVTSPTQSPAPSPVTSLSNVCTGLSPLPVLTQFPRPGGPAQGDGRYSLLGQPLQYNLSICPPLLHGQSTYTVHQGQSGLKHGNRSKRQALKSASTDLGTTDVVLGRVLEVTDLPEGITRTEADKLFTQLAMSGAKIQWLKDAQGLPGGGGGDSGGTAENGRHADLAALYTIVAVFPSPLAAQNASLRLNNSVSRFKLRVAKKNYDLRILERASSQ, from the exons AGGCGGACATCCAGCCATGGTCATGCCAGGAAAAGAGCCAAG tCTAATTCCAAGCTTAAGTTGGTGCGCAGCCTGGCAGTGTGTGAGGAGTCCTCTGCCCCATTTGCTGATGGGCCACTAGAAACCCAG GATATAATTCAGTTGCACATCAGCTGCCCCTctgacaaagaggaagaaaagtccACAAAGGATGTCtctgaaaaggaagacaaagagaaaaacaaagaaaaggtcCCAAGAAAGATGCTTTCTAGAG ACTCCAGCCAAGAATATACAGACTCCACTGGAATAGACCTACATGAATTTCTTGTAAATACACTGAAAAAGAACCCAAG GGACAGAATGATGCTGCTAAAATTAGAACAGGAGATTCTGGAATTTATTAATGACAACAA TAACCAGTTCAAGAAGTTCCCTCAGATGACCTCATATCACCGGATGCTATTACACCGGGTAGCTGCCTATTTTGGGATGGACCACAATGTTGATCAAACTggaaaagctgtcatcatcaacaaAACCAGTAACACAAGAAT CCCTGAACAGAGATTTTCAGAACATATAAAGGATGAGAAGAATACAGAATTTCAACAGAGATTCATTCTCAAGAGAGATGATGCCAGTATGGACCGAGATGATAACCAG ATCAGAGTTCCATTGCAGGATGGAAGGAGGAGCAAGTcaatagaagagagagaggaggaatatCAAAGGGTCCGAGAGAGAATATTTGCCCGAGAG ACTGGCCAGAACGGATATCTAAATGACATCAG ACTCTCCAAAGAAGCCTTTTCTTCTAGCTCTCACAAGAGAAGGCAGATTTTTAG GGGGAACCGTGAGGGGCTGAGCCGAACCTCAAGCAGCCGCCAAAGCAGCACAGACAGCGAACTCAAATCCCTGGAGCCACGGCCGTGGAGCAGCACAGACTCTGACGGCTCTGTCCGCAGCATGCGGCCCCCTGTCACCAAAGCCAGCAGCTTCAGCGGAATCTCTATCCTCACCCGAGGGGACAGCATCGGGAGCAGTAAAGGTGGCAGTGCAGGAAGGATCTCCAGGCCAG GTTTGGCGCTAGGTGCCCCAGAAGTGTGCAACCAGGTCACCTCATCCCAGTCTGTCCGGGGCCTTCTCCCTTGTACTACCCAGCAGCAGCcgccgcagccgcagccgcagccaCTTCCTGCTCTCCCACCCACGCCTCAGCAACAGCCACCCCTGAGCAGTCACGTGCTCTCACAG GCAGATGACCTCAGCAACCCCTTTGGACAAATGAGCCTTAGCCGTCAAGGTTCTACCGAAGCAGCTGACCCATCCTCAGCTCTGTTCCAGCCCCAGCTTATCTCCCAGCACCCTCAGCAGACTAGCTTCATCATGGCTTCTGCAGGACAGCCCCTCCCCACATCCACCTATCCCCCCTCTAGCCATGCGCCACCTACTCAGCAAGTCCTGCCGCCCCAGGGCTATATGCAGCCCCCTCAGCAG ATCCAAGTTTCTTACTATCCCCCTGGACAGTATCCTAACTCCAACCAGCAATATCGACCTCTCTCTCACCCGGTGGCCTACAGCCCCCAACGTGGTCAACAGCTGCCTCAGCCATCCCAGCAGCCTG GTTTACAGCCCATGATGCCTAACCAGCAACAGGCGGCTTACCAAGGCATGATTGGGGTCCAGCAGCCACAGAACCAGGGCCTGCTCAGCAACCAGAGGAGCGGCATGGGGGCCCAGATGCAAGGCCTGGTGGTTCAGTACACTCCACTGCCTTCTTACCAA GTCTCAGTGGGTAATGACTCCCAGAATGTGGTCCAGCCGCCTTTCCAGCAACCCATGCTGGTCCCTGCGAGCCAGTCTGTGCAAGGGGGGCTCCCAGCAGGGGGCGTACCAGTGTACTACAGCATGATCCCACCGGCTCAGCAGAACGGTACTAG CCCTTCTGTGGGGTTTCTACAGCCTCCCGGCTCTGAGCAGTACCAgatgcctcagtctccctctccctgcagtCCGCCACAGATGCCACAGCAGTACTCAG GAGTGTCACCTTCTGGACCAGGCGTGGTGGTCATGCAGCTGAATGTCCCTAATGGACCCCAACCCCCCCAGAACCCATCCATGGTCCAGTGGAGTCACTGTAAATATTACAGCATGGACCAGCGCGGGCAGAAACCTGGAGACCTGTACAATCCTGACAGTAGCCCCCAG GCCAACACACAAATGAGCAGCAGTCCCGTCACATCTCCTACCCAGTCGCCGGCACCCTCTCCTGTCACCAGCCTCAGCAATGTCTGCACAGGACTCAGTCCCCTTCCTGTCCTCACACAGTTCCCCCGGCCTGGGGGTCCAGCACAGG GTGATGGGCGCTATTCCCTCTTGGGCCAGCCATTACAGTACAATCTATCCATCTGTCCTCCCTTGCTCCATGGCCAGTCGACGTACACGGTACACCAG GGTCAGAGTGGATTGAAGCATGGAAACCGGAGCAAGAGACAAGCACTCAAATCTGCCTCCACTGACCTGGGGACAACAGACGTTG TCCTGGGCCGGGTGCTGGAGGTGACAGATCTCCCTGAGGGCATCACTCGGACTGAGGCGGACAAACTCTTCACTCAGCTTGCCATGTCTGGCGCCAAGATCCAGTGGCTCAAGGATGCTCAGGGGCtgcctggcgggggcgggggggacagtgGTGGGACTGCTGAGAATGGCCGCCACGCGGACCTCGCTGCCTTGTACACCATCGTGGCTGTGTTCCCCAGCCCCCTGGCTGCCCAGAATGCCTCCCTTCGCCTCAACAACTCCGTGAGTCGCTTCAAACTTCGAGTGGCCAAAAAGAACTATGACCTGAGGATCCTGGAGCGAGCCAGCTCCCAATAA
- the R3HDM2 gene encoding R3H domain-containing protein 2 isoform X17, which produces MSNSNTTQETLEIMKESEKKLVEESVNKNKFVSKTPSKEETEKESEDTGLRQETQRRTSSHGHARKRAKSNSKLKLVRSLAVCEESSAPFADGPLETQDIIQLHISCPSDKEEEKSTKDVSEKEDKEKNKEKVPRKMLSRDSSQEYTDSTGIDLHEFLVNTLKKNPRDRMMLLKLEQEILEFINDNNNQFKKFPQMTSYHRMLLHRVAAYFGMDHNVDQTGKAVIINKTSNTRIPEQRFSEHIKDEKNTEFQQRFILKRDDASMDRDDNQTGQNGYLNDIRLSKEAFSSSSHKRRQIFRGNREGLSRTSSSRQSSTDSELKSLEPRPWSSTDSDGSVRSMRPPVTKASSFSGISILTRGDSIGSSKGGSAGRISRPGLALGAPEVCNQVTSSQSVRGLLPCTTQQQPPQPQPQPLPALPPTPQQQPPLSSHVLSQADDLSNPFGQMSLSRQGSTEAADPSSALFQPQLISQHPQQTSFIMASAGQPLPTSTYPPSSHAPPTQQVLPPQGYMQPPQQIQVSYYPPGQYPNSNQQYRPLSHPVAYSPQRGQQLPQPSQQPGLQPMMPNQQQAAYQGMIGVQQPQNQGLLSNQRSGMGAQMQGLVVQYTPLPSYQVSVGNDSQNVVQPPFQQPMLVPASQSVQGGLPAGGVPVYYSMIPPAQQNGTSPSVGFLQPPGSEQYQMPQSPSPCSPPQMPQQYSGVSPSGPGVVVMQLNVPNGPQPPQNPSMVQWSHCKYYSMDQRGQKPGDLYNPDSSPQANTQMSSSPVTSPTQSPAPSPVTSLSNVCTGLSPLPVLTQFPRPGGPAQGDGRYSLLGQPLQYNLSICPPLLHGQSTYTVHQGQSGLKHGNRSKRQALKSASTDLGTTDVVLGRVLEVTDLPEGITRTEADKLFTQLAMSGAKIQWLKDAQGLPGGGGGDSGGTAENGRHADLAALYTIVAVFPSPLAAQNASLRLNNSVSRFKLRVAKKNYDLRILERASSQ; this is translated from the exons AGGCGGACATCCAGCCATGGTCATGCCAGGAAAAGAGCCAAG tCTAATTCCAAGCTTAAGTTGGTGCGCAGCCTGGCAGTGTGTGAGGAGTCCTCTGCCCCATTTGCTGATGGGCCACTAGAAACCCAG GATATAATTCAGTTGCACATCAGCTGCCCCTctgacaaagaggaagaaaagtccACAAAGGATGTCtctgaaaaggaagacaaagagaaaaacaaagaaaaggtcCCAAGAAAGATGCTTTCTAGAG ACTCCAGCCAAGAATATACAGACTCCACTGGAATAGACCTACATGAATTTCTTGTAAATACACTGAAAAAGAACCCAAG GGACAGAATGATGCTGCTAAAATTAGAACAGGAGATTCTGGAATTTATTAATGACAACAA TAACCAGTTCAAGAAGTTCCCTCAGATGACCTCATATCACCGGATGCTATTACACCGGGTAGCTGCCTATTTTGGGATGGACCACAATGTTGATCAAACTggaaaagctgtcatcatcaacaaAACCAGTAACACAAGAAT CCCTGAACAGAGATTTTCAGAACATATAAAGGATGAGAAGAATACAGAATTTCAACAGAGATTCATTCTCAAGAGAGATGATGCCAGTATGGACCGAGATGATAACCAG ACTGGCCAGAACGGATATCTAAATGACATCAG ACTCTCCAAAGAAGCCTTTTCTTCTAGCTCTCACAAGAGAAGGCAGATTTTTAG GGGGAACCGTGAGGGGCTGAGCCGAACCTCAAGCAGCCGCCAAAGCAGCACAGACAGCGAACTCAAATCCCTGGAGCCACGGCCGTGGAGCAGCACAGACTCTGACGGCTCTGTCCGCAGCATGCGGCCCCCTGTCACCAAAGCCAGCAGCTTCAGCGGAATCTCTATCCTCACCCGAGGGGACAGCATCGGGAGCAGTAAAGGTGGCAGTGCAGGAAGGATCTCCAGGCCAG GTTTGGCGCTAGGTGCCCCAGAAGTGTGCAACCAGGTCACCTCATCCCAGTCTGTCCGGGGCCTTCTCCCTTGTACTACCCAGCAGCAGCcgccgcagccgcagccgcagccaCTTCCTGCTCTCCCACCCACGCCTCAGCAACAGCCACCCCTGAGCAGTCACGTGCTCTCACAG GCAGATGACCTCAGCAACCCCTTTGGACAAATGAGCCTTAGCCGTCAAGGTTCTACCGAAGCAGCTGACCCATCCTCAGCTCTGTTCCAGCCCCAGCTTATCTCCCAGCACCCTCAGCAGACTAGCTTCATCATGGCTTCTGCAGGACAGCCCCTCCCCACATCCACCTATCCCCCCTCTAGCCATGCGCCACCTACTCAGCAAGTCCTGCCGCCCCAGGGCTATATGCAGCCCCCTCAGCAG ATCCAAGTTTCTTACTATCCCCCTGGACAGTATCCTAACTCCAACCAGCAATATCGACCTCTCTCTCACCCGGTGGCCTACAGCCCCCAACGTGGTCAACAGCTGCCTCAGCCATCCCAGCAGCCTG GTTTACAGCCCATGATGCCTAACCAGCAACAGGCGGCTTACCAAGGCATGATTGGGGTCCAGCAGCCACAGAACCAGGGCCTGCTCAGCAACCAGAGGAGCGGCATGGGGGCCCAGATGCAAGGCCTGGTGGTTCAGTACACTCCACTGCCTTCTTACCAA GTCTCAGTGGGTAATGACTCCCAGAATGTGGTCCAGCCGCCTTTCCAGCAACCCATGCTGGTCCCTGCGAGCCAGTCTGTGCAAGGGGGGCTCCCAGCAGGGGGCGTACCAGTGTACTACAGCATGATCCCACCGGCTCAGCAGAACGGTACTAG CCCTTCTGTGGGGTTTCTACAGCCTCCCGGCTCTGAGCAGTACCAgatgcctcagtctccctctccctgcagtCCGCCACAGATGCCACAGCAGTACTCAG GAGTGTCACCTTCTGGACCAGGCGTGGTGGTCATGCAGCTGAATGTCCCTAATGGACCCCAACCCCCCCAGAACCCATCCATGGTCCAGTGGAGTCACTGTAAATATTACAGCATGGACCAGCGCGGGCAGAAACCTGGAGACCTGTACAATCCTGACAGTAGCCCCCAG GCCAACACACAAATGAGCAGCAGTCCCGTCACATCTCCTACCCAGTCGCCGGCACCCTCTCCTGTCACCAGCCTCAGCAATGTCTGCACAGGACTCAGTCCCCTTCCTGTCCTCACACAGTTCCCCCGGCCTGGGGGTCCAGCACAGG GTGATGGGCGCTATTCCCTCTTGGGCCAGCCATTACAGTACAATCTATCCATCTGTCCTCCCTTGCTCCATGGCCAGTCGACGTACACGGTACACCAG GGTCAGAGTGGATTGAAGCATGGAAACCGGAGCAAGAGACAAGCACTCAAATCTGCCTCCACTGACCTGGGGACAACAGACGTTG TCCTGGGCCGGGTGCTGGAGGTGACAGATCTCCCTGAGGGCATCACTCGGACTGAGGCGGACAAACTCTTCACTCAGCTTGCCATGTCTGGCGCCAAGATCCAGTGGCTCAAGGATGCTCAGGGGCtgcctggcgggggcgggggggacagtgGTGGGACTGCTGAGAATGGCCGCCACGCGGACCTCGCTGCCTTGTACACCATCGTGGCTGTGTTCCCCAGCCCCCTGGCTGCCCAGAATGCCTCCCTTCGCCTCAACAACTCCGTGAGTCGCTTCAAACTTCGAGTGGCCAAAAAGAACTATGACCTGAGGATCCTGGAGCGAGCCAGCTCCCAATAA
- the R3HDM2 gene encoding R3H domain-containing protein 2 isoform X18, producing MSNSNTTQETLEIMKESEKKLVEESVNKNKFVSKTPSKEETEKESEDTGLRQETQRRTSSHGHARKRAKSNSKLKLVRSLAVCEESSAPFADGPLETQDIIQLHISCPSDKEEEKSTKDVSEKEDKEKNKEKVPRKMLSRDSSQEYTDSTGIDLHEFLVNTLKKNPRDRMMLLKLEQEILEFINDNNNQFKKFPQMTSYHRMLLHRVAAYFGMDHNVDQTGKAVIINKTSNTRIPEQRFSEHIKDEKNTEFQQRFILKRDDASMDRDDNQTGQNGYLNDIRGNREGLSRTSSSRQSSTDSELKSLEPRPWSSTDSDGSVRSMRPPVTKASSFSGISILTRGDSIGSSKGGSAGRISRPGLALGAPEVCNQVTSSQSVRGLLPCTTQQQPPQPQPQPLPALPPTPQQQPPLSSHVLSQADDLSNPFGQMSLSRQGSTEAADPSSALFQPQLISQHPQQTSFIMASAGQPLPTSTYPPSSHAPPTQQVLPPQGYMQPPQQIQVSYYPPGQYPNSNQQYRPLSHPVAYSPQRGQQLPQPSQQPGLQPMMPNQQQAAYQGMIGVQQPQNQGLLSNQRSGMGAQMQGLVVQYTPLPSYQVSVGNDSQNVVQPPFQQPMLVPASQSVQGGLPAGGVPVYYSMIPPAQQNGTSPSVGFLQPPGSEQYQMPQSPSPCSPPQMPQQYSGVSPSGPGVVVMQLNVPNGPQPPQNPSMVQWSHCKYYSMDQRGQKPGDLYNPDSSPQANTQMSSSPVTSPTQSPAPSPVTSLSNVCTGLSPLPVLTQFPRPGGPAQGDGRYSLLGQPLQYNLSICPPLLHGQSTYTVHQGQSGLKHGNRSKRQALKSASTDLGTTDVVLGRVLEVTDLPEGITRTEADKLFTQLAMSGAKIQWLKDAQGLPGGGGGDSGGTAENGRHADLAALYTIVAVFPSPLAAQNASLRLNNSVSRFKLRVAKKNYDLRILERASSQ from the exons AGGCGGACATCCAGCCATGGTCATGCCAGGAAAAGAGCCAAG tCTAATTCCAAGCTTAAGTTGGTGCGCAGCCTGGCAGTGTGTGAGGAGTCCTCTGCCCCATTTGCTGATGGGCCACTAGAAACCCAG GATATAATTCAGTTGCACATCAGCTGCCCCTctgacaaagaggaagaaaagtccACAAAGGATGTCtctgaaaaggaagacaaagagaaaaacaaagaaaaggtcCCAAGAAAGATGCTTTCTAGAG ACTCCAGCCAAGAATATACAGACTCCACTGGAATAGACCTACATGAATTTCTTGTAAATACACTGAAAAAGAACCCAAG GGACAGAATGATGCTGCTAAAATTAGAACAGGAGATTCTGGAATTTATTAATGACAACAA TAACCAGTTCAAGAAGTTCCCTCAGATGACCTCATATCACCGGATGCTATTACACCGGGTAGCTGCCTATTTTGGGATGGACCACAATGTTGATCAAACTggaaaagctgtcatcatcaacaaAACCAGTAACACAAGAAT CCCTGAACAGAGATTTTCAGAACATATAAAGGATGAGAAGAATACAGAATTTCAACAGAGATTCATTCTCAAGAGAGATGATGCCAGTATGGACCGAGATGATAACCAG ACTGGCCAGAACGGATATCTAAATGACATCAG GGGGAACCGTGAGGGGCTGAGCCGAACCTCAAGCAGCCGCCAAAGCAGCACAGACAGCGAACTCAAATCCCTGGAGCCACGGCCGTGGAGCAGCACAGACTCTGACGGCTCTGTCCGCAGCATGCGGCCCCCTGTCACCAAAGCCAGCAGCTTCAGCGGAATCTCTATCCTCACCCGAGGGGACAGCATCGGGAGCAGTAAAGGTGGCAGTGCAGGAAGGATCTCCAGGCCAG GTTTGGCGCTAGGTGCCCCAGAAGTGTGCAACCAGGTCACCTCATCCCAGTCTGTCCGGGGCCTTCTCCCTTGTACTACCCAGCAGCAGCcgccgcagccgcagccgcagccaCTTCCTGCTCTCCCACCCACGCCTCAGCAACAGCCACCCCTGAGCAGTCACGTGCTCTCACAG GCAGATGACCTCAGCAACCCCTTTGGACAAATGAGCCTTAGCCGTCAAGGTTCTACCGAAGCAGCTGACCCATCCTCAGCTCTGTTCCAGCCCCAGCTTATCTCCCAGCACCCTCAGCAGACTAGCTTCATCATGGCTTCTGCAGGACAGCCCCTCCCCACATCCACCTATCCCCCCTCTAGCCATGCGCCACCTACTCAGCAAGTCCTGCCGCCCCAGGGCTATATGCAGCCCCCTCAGCAG ATCCAAGTTTCTTACTATCCCCCTGGACAGTATCCTAACTCCAACCAGCAATATCGACCTCTCTCTCACCCGGTGGCCTACAGCCCCCAACGTGGTCAACAGCTGCCTCAGCCATCCCAGCAGCCTG GTTTACAGCCCATGATGCCTAACCAGCAACAGGCGGCTTACCAAGGCATGATTGGGGTCCAGCAGCCACAGAACCAGGGCCTGCTCAGCAACCAGAGGAGCGGCATGGGGGCCCAGATGCAAGGCCTGGTGGTTCAGTACACTCCACTGCCTTCTTACCAA GTCTCAGTGGGTAATGACTCCCAGAATGTGGTCCAGCCGCCTTTCCAGCAACCCATGCTGGTCCCTGCGAGCCAGTCTGTGCAAGGGGGGCTCCCAGCAGGGGGCGTACCAGTGTACTACAGCATGATCCCACCGGCTCAGCAGAACGGTACTAG CCCTTCTGTGGGGTTTCTACAGCCTCCCGGCTCTGAGCAGTACCAgatgcctcagtctccctctccctgcagtCCGCCACAGATGCCACAGCAGTACTCAG GAGTGTCACCTTCTGGACCAGGCGTGGTGGTCATGCAGCTGAATGTCCCTAATGGACCCCAACCCCCCCAGAACCCATCCATGGTCCAGTGGAGTCACTGTAAATATTACAGCATGGACCAGCGCGGGCAGAAACCTGGAGACCTGTACAATCCTGACAGTAGCCCCCAG GCCAACACACAAATGAGCAGCAGTCCCGTCACATCTCCTACCCAGTCGCCGGCACCCTCTCCTGTCACCAGCCTCAGCAATGTCTGCACAGGACTCAGTCCCCTTCCTGTCCTCACACAGTTCCCCCGGCCTGGGGGTCCAGCACAGG GTGATGGGCGCTATTCCCTCTTGGGCCAGCCATTACAGTACAATCTATCCATCTGTCCTCCCTTGCTCCATGGCCAGTCGACGTACACGGTACACCAG GGTCAGAGTGGATTGAAGCATGGAAACCGGAGCAAGAGACAAGCACTCAAATCTGCCTCCACTGACCTGGGGACAACAGACGTTG TCCTGGGCCGGGTGCTGGAGGTGACAGATCTCCCTGAGGGCATCACTCGGACTGAGGCGGACAAACTCTTCACTCAGCTTGCCATGTCTGGCGCCAAGATCCAGTGGCTCAAGGATGCTCAGGGGCtgcctggcgggggcgggggggacagtgGTGGGACTGCTGAGAATGGCCGCCACGCGGACCTCGCTGCCTTGTACACCATCGTGGCTGTGTTCCCCAGCCCCCTGGCTGCCCAGAATGCCTCCCTTCGCCTCAACAACTCCGTGAGTCGCTTCAAACTTCGAGTGGCCAAAAAGAACTATGACCTGAGGATCCTGGAGCGAGCCAGCTCCCAATAA